Proteins from a single region of Pseudomonas phenolilytica:
- a CDS encoding TrkH family potassium uptake protein produces MALPTLRIIGFLLGIFLITLAIGMVVPMLTLLAFERTDDLQAFIWASAITGGCGVALVAPGRPANAKLRPRDMYFLTTASWLVVCCFAALPMMLSRHISYTDAFFETMSGITTTGSTILTGLDDASPGLLMWRSMLHWLGGIGFIGMAVAILPLLRIGGMRLFQTESSDWSEKVVPRSHIAGQYLIAIYVGMTLAAVAAFWLADMSLFDAINHAMSTVSTGGFSTSDASMGKFSPSAHWVAVFFMVLGSLPFTLYVATLRGHRKALIRDQQVRGFLVLVVVSSVLFSGWYWLTHDADWLYALRIVTFNVVSVVTTTGYASGDYTQWGGFAMMVFFYLTFIGGCSGSTTGGLKIFRFQVAYALLRANLKQLIHPRAVIRQQYNGHTLDEDIVRSILTFSFFITITIGALALCLALLGLDLITALTGAASAVCNVGPGLGPIIGPAGNFSPLPDAAKWLLSLGMLLGRLEIITVLVVLTPAFWRH; encoded by the coding sequence ATGGCCTTACCGACGCTGCGCATCATCGGTTTTCTCCTCGGCATTTTCCTCATCACCCTGGCGATCGGCATGGTCGTGCCGATGCTCACGCTGCTGGCGTTCGAGCGTACCGACGACCTGCAGGCATTCATCTGGGCCAGCGCAATCACCGGCGGCTGCGGCGTCGCCCTGGTCGCGCCGGGGCGTCCGGCCAACGCCAAGCTGCGGCCGCGCGACATGTACTTCCTGACGACCGCCAGCTGGCTGGTGGTCTGCTGCTTCGCCGCACTGCCGATGATGCTGAGCCGGCACATCAGCTACACCGACGCATTCTTCGAAACCATGTCGGGCATCACCACCACCGGTTCCACCATCCTCACCGGCCTCGACGACGCCTCGCCCGGCCTGCTGATGTGGCGCTCGATGCTGCACTGGCTGGGCGGCATCGGTTTCATCGGTATGGCCGTAGCGATCCTGCCGCTGTTGCGAATCGGTGGTATGCGCCTGTTCCAGACGGAATCGTCGGACTGGTCGGAAAAGGTCGTGCCGCGCTCACACATCGCCGGGCAGTACCTGATCGCCATCTACGTGGGAATGACGCTGGCGGCCGTGGCGGCCTTCTGGCTGGCGGACATGAGCCTGTTCGATGCGATCAACCATGCGATGTCCACGGTATCCACCGGCGGCTTTTCCACCTCCGATGCCTCGATGGGTAAATTCAGCCCGTCGGCGCACTGGGTGGCGGTGTTCTTCATGGTTCTCGGCAGCCTGCCTTTCACCCTGTACGTCGCCACGCTGCGCGGCCACCGCAAGGCGCTGATCCGCGATCAACAGGTACGCGGCTTCCTGGTCCTGGTGGTGGTCAGCAGCGTGCTGTTCAGCGGCTGGTACTGGCTCACCCACGATGCCGATTGGCTGTACGCGCTGCGCATCGTGACCTTCAACGTGGTTTCGGTGGTCACCACCACCGGCTACGCCTCGGGCGACTACACCCAGTGGGGCGGTTTCGCGATGATGGTGTTCTTCTACCTGACCTTCATCGGCGGCTGCTCCGGCTCCACGACCGGCGGTTTGAAGATCTTCCGTTTCCAAGTCGCCTACGCGCTGCTGCGGGCCAACCTCAAGCAGCTGATCCATCCGCGCGCAGTCATTCGCCAGCAGTACAACGGCCACACGCTGGATGAGGATATCGTCCGGTCTATCCTGACCTTTTCCTTCTTCATCACCATCACCATCGGCGCGCTCGCGCTATGCCTGGCGCTGCTCGGACTGGATCTGATCACCGCACTGACCGGCGCGGCATCGGCTGTGTGCAACGTCGGTCCGGGGTTGGGGCCGATCATCGGCCCGGCCGGCAATTTCAGCCCGCTGCCGGATGCGGCCAAGTGGCTGCTGTCGCTCGGGATGCTACTGGGTCGCTTGGAGATCATCACCGTGCTGGTGGTGCTGACCCCCGCGTTCTGGCGCCACTGA